The sequence CTTATAGCTGATGTTACAGAGAGAGGCCATATGGGAAGGGCTTTTGGTTTTCACAGGGCAATGGATACCCTTGGTGCTGTGGTAGGTCCAGCACTTGCTTTCTTTATTATGGCTGTAAGTTCAAATAATATGAGACTTGTCTTCTGGTGTTCTATTATTCCGGGTCTTCTTGCTATAGCAACCATTGCTTTTTTTGTGAGGGATACAGTGGTAAAGAAGCCAGAGGTCAGTCAGCGGGCTGTGAAAGGGAGCTTTTCCATAAAAAAAACTATTGATGGAAGGTTCAGGGTTTTCTTATTTATTGTGGTTCTCTTTACGCTTGGTAAGATTCCCGAGGCATTCCTGCTGCTCAGGGTAAAGGAACTTGGTGTAGATGTAAGACTTATACCTGTATTATACCTTTTTTTTAATATAACCTCAGCATTCCTTGCCACACCTTCAGGGATACTTGCAGACAGGTATGGTAAAAGAAAGGTAATATTTGCAAGTTATCTTGTGGCTGCTTTTATTTTTACTGGATTTGCCTTTTCTTATGGAGAATGGCATGCCTGGATACTTTTTGTAATTTATGGCATATTCGTTGCGATGAATGAGGGTAATCAGAGGGCTTTCGTTGCTTCATTGATTGATCCCGAGAAAAAGGCAACAGGATATGGAATCTATCACACCATGGTGGGACTTTCAGCTCTTCCTGGTGGTCTTATAAGTGGGACGCTTTATCAATTAAAAGGGTCAAAAATAGTTTTTTTATATGGAGCAGTTCTTTCATTGATTGCAGCTTTTTCTTTTTATCTTTTTCTTATAAGAAATTTTTCAAAGATCAATAAATGAATTTCATAAATCAGAATCAAAAAATATTTGACATTCACCTTAATGTTTGATAGGATTTATTTAATACAAAAGCGTCTTTGGACGCTAAAAATTAAAAGGAGGTAAAGGATGGCAGCAAAAAAGACCGCTAAGAAAAAGGCTGTTAAGAAAACAGCCAAAAAGAAACCTGCAAAAAAGGTTGCCAAGAAAAAAGTTGCTAAGAAACCAGTGAAAAAGGTTGCCAAGAAAAAGGTTGCCAAGAAGCCGGCAAAGAAGGTTGTAAAAAAGCCAAAGGCTGCAAAGCCAAAAAGGCAGCCAAGCCCTGAGTTCATGAAGCCCCTTAATGTAAGTCCTGCCCTCCAGAAAATAGTTGGTCCAGGCCCCCTGCCAAGGACAGAAGTAACAAAGAGATTATGGGCCTACATAAGGAAGAACAATCTTCAGGACCCTGTAAACAAGAGAATGATCAACGCTGATGATAATCTCAGGGAGATATTTGAGGGCAGAAGCCAGGTTTCCATGTTCGAGATGACAAAGCTTGTAAATAAGCACTTAAGCTAAATTTT is a genomic window of Thermodesulfovibrionales bacterium containing:
- a CDS encoding SWIB/MDM2 domain-containing protein, producing the protein MKPLNVSPALQKIVGPGPLPRTEVTKRLWAYIRKNNLQDPVNKRMINADDNLREIFEGRSQVSMFEMTKLVNKHLS
- a CDS encoding MFS transporter; this encodes MKRIFGIPALVFVLGLVSFFMDVSSEMIVPLMPLFLSDILNASKISIGLIEGVAESTASILKVISGWFSDRIGKRKPLIFWGYSLSVFSRPLLASATSWIGVLVYRFTDRLGKGIRTSPRDALIADVTERGHMGRAFGFHRAMDTLGAVVGPALAFFIMAVSSNNMRLVFWCSIIPGLLAIATIAFFVRDTVVKKPEVSQRAVKGSFSIKKTIDGRFRVFLFIVVLFTLGKIPEAFLLLRVKELGVDVRLIPVLYLFFNITSAFLATPSGILADRYGKRKVIFASYLVAAFIFTGFAFSYGEWHAWILFVIYGIFVAMNEGNQRAFVASLIDPEKKATGYGIYHTMVGLSALPGGLISGTLYQLKGSKIVFLYGAVLSLIAAFSFYLFLIRNFSKINK